One window from the genome of Fulvivirga lutea encodes:
- a CDS encoding PorP/SprF family type IX secretion system membrane protein — protein sequence MRKVLAIILTLVAFQSKGQDPQFSQYYAAPLYLNPAFAGTSVGHRFILNYRNQWPNLNNGFVTYAFSYDYNLDHLKSGIGALVTVDKAGSANLTSTNFNFVYSYKVQLANKWVFTPGLSFGYANRSIDFDKLVFGDQLDFDSDGQVPTTDQSVNSLGNANYFDFGAGFLLYSKNFWAGVSTAHINQPNRSLLDEESEVPMKTSVHAGFRIPLYHGLMKRARVSSIAPSFIYKTQGEFDQLDVGLHFLYEPVMIGLWYRGIPVQQNVSDNISQDAVVIILGMQLKDFEIGYSYDFTVSELGTISGGAHEVSLQYRFEAMSGGKAKKPDKYIPCPTFTK from the coding sequence ATGAGAAAGGTATTAGCAATCATATTAACATTAGTTGCCTTTCAGTCGAAAGGTCAAGACCCACAATTCTCACAATACTATGCGGCACCTTTGTATTTAAATCCTGCCTTTGCGGGAACATCTGTCGGGCATCGTTTCATTTTAAACTATAGAAATCAATGGCCTAATCTGAATAATGGCTTTGTCACGTATGCCTTTTCTTATGACTACAACCTGGATCACCTTAAAAGTGGAATAGGGGCTTTAGTGACAGTTGATAAAGCAGGTTCCGCTAACCTAACTTCCACCAATTTTAATTTTGTGTATAGTTATAAAGTCCAATTAGCTAATAAATGGGTGTTTACGCCAGGTTTATCGTTTGGCTATGCTAATAGGAGCATCGATTTTGATAAACTTGTATTTGGCGATCAATTAGATTTTGACAGTGACGGACAAGTGCCAACTACAGACCAAAGTGTTAATTCACTGGGCAACGCTAATTATTTTGATTTTGGGGCAGGTTTTCTTCTTTACAGTAAGAATTTCTGGGCGGGTGTTTCCACAGCACATATTAATCAACCGAATCGATCATTATTAGATGAAGAAAGCGAGGTACCTATGAAAACCTCTGTCCATGCAGGATTTAGAATTCCATTGTATCATGGATTAATGAAACGCGCCAGGGTATCCAGCATAGCACCTTCATTTATCTACAAAACACAAGGTGAATTTGACCAATTAGATGTAGGTCTGCACTTTCTATACGAACCTGTAATGATAGGTCTATGGTACAGAGGCATACCGGTGCAGCAAAATGTAAGCGATAATATTAGTCAGGATGCCGTAGTGATTATACTAGGTATGCAGTTGAAAGATTTTGAAATAGGCTATAGTTACGATTTTACTGTTTCAGAATTAGGCACAATATCAGGTGGTGCACATGAAGTATCCTTACAATACCGTTTTGAAGCTATGAGTGGAGGTAAAGCTAAGAAGCCTGATAAGTATATTCCATGCCCCACCTTTACTAAATAA
- a CDS encoding CCA tRNA nucleotidyltransferase encodes MNLKSNLDNPIFKVVSEAGEELGIDVYVVGGFVRDILLKRPSKDIDFVTVGSGIELAQKVAEKINEKQVSIFKNFGTANIKSKGFDLEFVGARKESYNRNSRKPVVENGTLQDDQNRRDFTINAMAISLNKANYGELIDPFEGQKDLKRKVMRTPLQPEITFSDDPLRMMRAIRFATQLQFDIEPDTYEGIVQNIDRIEIVSMERVSDELNKIILSNKPSYGFKLLFHSGLLKKIFPEMVDLHGVETIDGKSHKDNFYHTLQVLDNVCEKSNYLWLRWAAILHDIAKPPTKRFDPKVGWTFHGHEDKGARMVPGIFKKLKLPLNEKMHYVKKLVRLHLRPIALVKDDITDTAIRRLLFEAGNDIDDLMKLCRADITSKNDIKVQKYLSNFKKVERKMKEVEEKDQVRNFQPPVSGEEIMNAFNIAPGRIIGEIKEAIKEAILEGEIQNNRAEALELMYKLAKTKGLDKVSGNN; translated from the coding sequence ATGAATCTAAAGTCGAATCTCGATAACCCCATTTTTAAAGTTGTTTCTGAAGCTGGTGAGGAGCTGGGTATCGATGTATATGTAGTTGGAGGATTTGTACGCGATATTCTGTTGAAAAGACCAAGTAAGGATATCGACTTTGTAACTGTAGGAAGCGGGATTGAGTTAGCTCAAAAAGTGGCCGAAAAGATAAACGAAAAACAGGTTTCAATTTTTAAAAATTTTGGAACAGCTAATATTAAATCCAAAGGTTTTGATCTGGAATTTGTAGGCGCACGAAAAGAGTCGTACAACAGAAATTCTAGAAAGCCTGTAGTTGAAAATGGTACGCTTCAGGATGATCAGAACAGGAGGGATTTCACCATTAATGCAATGGCTATTAGCCTTAATAAAGCTAATTATGGTGAATTAATTGATCCTTTTGAAGGTCAGAAAGACCTGAAAAGAAAGGTGATGCGCACACCATTGCAACCTGAAATTACATTTTCAGATGATCCCTTGAGAATGATGCGGGCCATTCGCTTTGCTACACAGCTTCAGTTTGATATTGAACCTGATACTTATGAAGGTATTGTTCAGAATATAGACAGAATAGAAATCGTTTCTATGGAGCGAGTTTCAGATGAATTAAATAAAATCATTCTTTCCAATAAACCCTCTTACGGGTTCAAATTATTGTTTCATTCAGGCTTATTAAAAAAAATATTCCCAGAAATGGTTGATCTACATGGCGTAGAAACCATCGATGGTAAATCACATAAAGATAATTTCTACCATACGCTTCAGGTATTGGATAATGTTTGCGAGAAATCCAATTACTTATGGTTGCGTTGGGCTGCAATTCTTCATGATATTGCCAAACCACCAACCAAACGTTTTGATCCAAAAGTAGGCTGGACTTTTCATGGTCATGAAGATAAGGGGGCCAGAATGGTGCCCGGTATATTCAAAAAATTGAAGCTCCCATTGAATGAGAAGATGCACTATGTGAAAAAGTTGGTGCGCTTACATTTGAGGCCAATCGCCTTGGTAAAGGATGATATAACTGATACTGCCATAAGAAGATTACTTTTTGAAGCTGGCAATGATATTGACGATCTGATGAAATTGTGCCGTGCTGATATCACCTCTAAGAATGATATTAAAGTTCAAAAATACCTCAGCAACTTTAAGAAGGTTGAGCGAAAGATGAAGGAAGTAGAGGAGAAGGATCAGGTGAGAAATTTCCAGCCACCGGTGTCAGGCGAAGAAATTATGAACGCTTTTAACATTGCCCCGGGTAGAATTATTGGAGAAATTAAGGAGGCCATCAAAGAGGCTATTTTAGAAGGAGAAATTCAAAATAACAGAGCAGAGGCGTTAGAATTAATGTACAAGTTAGCCAAAACAAAAGGGTTAGATAAAGTCTCTGGAAATAACTAG
- a CDS encoding tetratricopeptide repeat protein, with amino-acid sequence MKYIAILSFVLLSLNVTAQDEATQPKQASAGQVLTNHYIRTYQAGMRYNDFSVAKHALYNILVENPQNDSILYSLSLLYFQSQNYASAALTAQDIIAVNPDNLGALEIAAVSYENLGVNDKALETYETLYLKTDDLQTLYKMAFLQFDLEKYAESKTNADILLNKKGVEEMNAVFNDTEGKQKEYPAKVALLNLKGLIAQKQGDNKVAENYYQQALTIAPDFKMAKDNLATLKK; translated from the coding sequence ATGAAATATATAGCTATTCTATCATTCGTATTATTAAGTCTAAATGTAACTGCACAAGATGAAGCTACTCAGCCCAAACAAGCCTCAGCAGGCCAGGTGCTAACGAACCATTACATTAGAACTTATCAGGCTGGCATGCGATACAACGATTTTAGCGTAGCAAAGCACGCGCTGTATAACATATTGGTGGAGAACCCACAGAATGACTCAATCTTATACTCATTATCATTACTTTATTTTCAATCTCAAAATTATGCTTCCGCAGCACTTACTGCTCAGGATATTATTGCTGTAAATCCTGATAACCTTGGAGCCTTAGAAATTGCTGCAGTTTCTTACGAAAATTTAGGAGTTAATGATAAGGCTCTAGAAACATACGAAACGCTCTATTTAAAAACGGATGATCTCCAAACGCTTTATAAAATGGCTTTCTTGCAGTTTGATTTAGAAAAATATGCTGAAAGTAAAACCAATGCAGACATCTTACTTAACAAGAAGGGGGTTGAAGAAATGAATGCTGTTTTTAATGACACTGAGGGAAAACAAAAAGAATACCCGGCTAAAGTAGCATTACTTAACCTGAAAGGTCTTATAGCTCAAAAACAAGGAGATAACAAAGTGGCTGAAAACTATTATCAGCAAGCTTTAACTATTGCTCCTGATTTTAAAATGGCTAAGGATAATCTCGCTACTCTAAAAAAATAA
- a CDS encoding RNA polymerase sigma factor, producing MAQHEYNIHQNIIDECLRGSRAAQYELYKLYSKAMYNACFRIVRNSGDAEDVLQDAFVSAFKNLKSFKGDSSFGAWLKRIVINKSLNFLKKRSIDVTPMDELPEVKEENEETFYGDLSVERIKDAVEKLPEGYRLVFSLYLLEGYDHGEIGEILGISESTSKSQFNRSKKKIRELLQVNG from the coding sequence TTGGCACAACACGAATATAATATACATCAGAATATTATAGATGAATGCTTGCGTGGCAGTCGTGCTGCGCAGTATGAGTTATATAAACTCTATTCTAAAGCCATGTATAATGCATGTTTTAGGATAGTGAGAAATTCTGGTGATGCAGAAGACGTTTTGCAAGATGCATTCGTTAGTGCTTTTAAGAACTTAAAAAGTTTTAAAGGAGATTCTTCATTCGGAGCATGGTTGAAGAGGATTGTAATTAATAAGTCTCTGAATTTTCTTAAGAAAAGGAGTATTGATGTAACACCAATGGACGAACTCCCCGAAGTAAAGGAAGAGAATGAAGAAACTTTTTATGGTGATCTTTCAGTTGAAAGAATTAAGGATGCAGTGGAAAAATTACCTGAAGGTTACAGGTTAGTATTCTCACTGTATTTATTAGAGGGTTACGATCATGGTGAAATAGGTGAGATACTTGGGATTTCAGAATCAACCAGTAAATCTCAATTTAACAGATCGAAAAAGAAGATTAGAGAATTATTGCAAGTCAATGGATAA
- a CDS encoding cell division ATP-binding protein FtsE → MSFSTDPVVRVKDATIFQDSNTVLSEVNFELEKGEFAFLIGRTGGGKSSLLKTLYADLPLRLGQIDVAGYNIGNIKKSQVPLLRRKLGIIFQDFQLFPDRTVAENLTFVMKATGWRDNSKMKARQAEVLMQVGLGSVGSKMPHQLSGGEQQRVVIARAMINEPVILIADEPTGNLDPEVSQGIFRLFLDINKKGTAILMATHDHTLVRDNTARILKCEKGKLLDSKVEQFDLKTTVY, encoded by the coding sequence ATGTCATTTTCTACTGACCCAGTTGTAAGAGTAAAGGACGCTACCATTTTCCAGGACAGTAATACTGTTTTGAGTGAGGTAAACTTTGAACTTGAAAAAGGAGAGTTTGCTTTTCTTATTGGTAGAACCGGGGGTGGGAAATCTTCTTTACTTAAAACTCTTTATGCTGATTTACCCTTGCGGCTGGGTCAGATAGATGTTGCCGGTTACAACATTGGTAACATAAAAAAATCACAAGTTCCTCTATTACGTAGAAAACTAGGCATCATATTTCAGGACTTTCAATTGTTTCCGGATAGAACTGTAGCGGAAAATCTAACATTTGTTATGAAAGCCACAGGCTGGAGAGATAACTCGAAAATGAAAGCCAGACAAGCAGAGGTGCTCATGCAGGTAGGACTAGGTTCAGTGGGATCTAAAATGCCGCACCAGCTTTCTGGTGGTGAGCAGCAAAGAGTAGTTATTGCCAGGGCAATGATTAATGAACCTGTCATTTTAATTGCCGATGAGCCAACAGGAAACCTTGATCCGGAAGTATCTCAAGGGATATTCAGACTATTTTTGGACATCAATAAAAAAGGTACTGCTATTTTAATGGCCACTCATGACCATACCTTGGTGAGGGATAATACTGCGAGAATCCTGAAGTGCGAAAAAGGTAAGTTATTGGATTCAAAAGTTGAGCAATTCGATTTAAAAACTACTGTTTATTAA
- the fsa gene encoding fructose-6-phosphate aldolase produces the protein MKFFIDTANLDEIRQAYDLGVLDGVTTNPSLMAKEGITGDKNIKNHYKAICDIVDNNVSAEVIATDYEGIIKEGEELAKIDDKIVVKVPMIKEGVKAIKYFSDKGIRTNCTLIFSAGQALLAAKAGASYVSPFIGRLDDISHDGLTLIEQIVQIYDNYGFDTEILAASVRHTMHLIQCAEIGADVATCPLNVITSLLNHPLTDKGLAQFLADHKKGNK, from the coding sequence ATGAAATTCTTTATTGATACCGCAAACCTTGACGAAATTAGACAAGCCTACGACCTGGGCGTACTAGATGGCGTAACCACAAATCCATCGTTAATGGCCAAAGAAGGCATTACTGGTGATAAAAACATTAAGAACCATTATAAAGCAATATGTGATATTGTCGATAATAATGTTAGTGCAGAAGTAATTGCTACTGATTATGAAGGTATCATAAAGGAAGGTGAGGAACTTGCTAAAATTGACGATAAAATTGTTGTTAAGGTTCCGATGATCAAAGAAGGCGTTAAGGCTATTAAATATTTCAGTGATAAAGGTATAAGAACTAATTGTACACTTATATTTTCAGCGGGTCAGGCACTATTGGCAGCAAAGGCTGGGGCCAGCTACGTTTCTCCGTTTATTGGTAGACTAGATGATATCTCTCATGATGGTTTAACACTCATCGAGCAAATTGTGCAGATTTATGATAACTATGGTTTTGATACCGAAATTCTTGCAGCAAGTGTTAGACACACCATGCATTTAATTCAGTGTGCAGAAATAGGAGCCGATGTTGCTACTTGTCCATTGAATGTTATTACAAGCTTGCTCAACCACCCGTTAACTGATAAAGGACTGGCTCAATTCTTAGCAGACCATAAAAAAGGTAATAAATAA
- a CDS encoding M13 family metallopeptidase translates to MKLTKNNLAWLASGMILLSACSEPKEEKTAEDVQALNMANLDSTVNPGDDFFQFANGGWLKTTEIPGDRGSWSSFGELRENTNEVVLEVLNSAAESDKYAKGTDQRKAADFYSIGMDSLLAEKAGIQPLKPHLEMIAAINDVQSLQKYLSEQETYGGGAFFGFGVFADLKNSTMNAAYLGQGGLGLPDRDYYTKTDSRSKEIREKYVKHVSRMLQLMGDTPESADAQAKRIMALETRLAEASMTNVEQRNIPALYNKMSLNQLGEIVPSVDWKMYFADMGVNKIDTIIVTQPEFMKEFEAIVKDGKVDVWKEYLKWKLIDGASAYLSNDYVQANFEFFSKELRGVEEMRPRWKRVLSTTNNSLGEAIGKLYVDEVFPPEAKQKAQEMVENIKLAYAERIKNLDWMTDSTKTKALEKLKKMVVKIGYPDEWRSYAELEVNGDPETSSYVQNLMNAAKFGFEYNTSKLGEPVDKKEWGMSPQTVNAYFNPLNNEIVFPAAILQPPFYNYKADAAVNYGGIGAVIGHEISHCFDDQGSRFDADGNLKNWWTDVDLKNFQARTGQLVAQYDAYEPLDSVNVNGEFTLGENIGDLGGISAAYDGLQRHLAANGDPGKIDGFTPEQRFFLSWATVWRVKYKDESLRTQILTDPHSPGMYRANGPISNMEEFFTAFNVKEGDAMYKPDSTRVKIW, encoded by the coding sequence ATGAAATTAACAAAAAACAACCTCGCTTGGCTTGCTTCCGGCATGATTTTACTATCGGCCTGCTCTGAGCCCAAGGAGGAAAAGACAGCCGAAGATGTTCAGGCGCTAAATATGGCTAATTTGGATTCTACAGTGAATCCTGGCGATGACTTTTTCCAATTCGCCAATGGCGGCTGGTTAAAAACTACTGAAATACCTGGTGACAGAGGCAGTTGGAGTTCTTTTGGCGAACTACGTGAAAACACAAACGAAGTGGTATTGGAGGTACTTAATAGTGCTGCTGAAAGCGATAAGTATGCCAAAGGAACAGACCAGCGTAAAGCAGCAGATTTTTACTCTATTGGTATGGACTCACTACTTGCTGAGAAAGCTGGTATACAACCTTTGAAGCCTCATCTGGAAATGATAGCCGCAATTAATGATGTGCAAAGTCTTCAAAAGTACTTGTCGGAACAAGAAACTTATGGTGGCGGAGCATTCTTCGGTTTTGGTGTATTTGCTGATTTGAAGAATAGCACAATGAATGCTGCATATCTTGGTCAGGGTGGTCTTGGTCTTCCGGACAGAGATTATTACACCAAAACAGATTCTCGATCCAAAGAAATCAGAGAAAAATATGTAAAACATGTTTCAAGAATGCTTCAATTAATGGGCGATACCCCCGAGTCGGCAGATGCGCAGGCTAAAAGAATTATGGCATTAGAAACCAGGTTAGCAGAAGCTTCTATGACGAATGTTGAGCAGAGAAATATACCTGCGCTTTACAACAAAATGTCGTTAAACCAGCTAGGGGAAATTGTGCCATCGGTAGATTGGAAAATGTATTTCGCAGATATGGGTGTTAACAAGATCGATACAATTATTGTAACTCAACCGGAGTTCATGAAAGAATTTGAAGCCATAGTAAAAGATGGTAAAGTGGATGTATGGAAAGAATACTTAAAATGGAAACTCATTGATGGTGCTTCTGCATATTTAAGCAATGATTATGTACAAGCTAATTTCGAATTTTTCAGTAAAGAATTGAGAGGTGTAGAAGAAATGAGGCCTCGCTGGAAGAGAGTTTTGAGCACAACCAATAACTCTTTAGGAGAAGCAATTGGTAAACTTTATGTAGATGAGGTATTTCCTCCTGAAGCAAAACAAAAGGCTCAGGAAATGGTGGAAAACATTAAGCTGGCATACGCAGAGAGAATCAAAAATTTGGATTGGATGACTGATTCTACCAAAACTAAAGCATTAGAAAAGCTTAAAAAGATGGTGGTTAAAATTGGTTATCCTGATGAGTGGAGAAGTTATGCTGAATTGGAAGTAAATGGTGATCCTGAAACTTCATCTTACGTTCAGAATTTAATGAATGCTGCTAAGTTTGGATTTGAATACAATACTTCAAAACTAGGTGAGCCTGTAGATAAAAAAGAGTGGGGAATGAGTCCTCAGACTGTGAATGCTTATTTCAACCCGTTAAATAATGAAATTGTATTCCCGGCAGCTATTTTACAACCGCCATTCTATAATTATAAAGCAGATGCTGCTGTAAATTATGGTGGTATTGGTGCTGTCATTGGCCATGAAATTTCTCATTGTTTTGATGATCAGGGGAGTAGGTTTGATGCTGATGGTAACTTGAAAAACTGGTGGACAGATGTAGATTTGAAGAATTTTCAGGCAAGAACTGGTCAGTTGGTTGCACAGTACGATGCCTATGAGCCATTGGATAGTGTGAATGTAAATGGAGAATTTACATTGGGTGAAAATATTGGTGACTTAGGGGGTATAAGTGCTGCCTATGACGGATTGCAGAGACACCTTGCCGCCAATGGTGATCCAGGTAAAATAGATGGTTTTACTCCTGAGCAAAGATTCTTTTTATCATGGGCGACTGTTTGGAGAGTGAAATACAAAGATGAGTCTTTAAGAACACAGATTCTTACTGATCCACATTCACCGGGAATGTATAGAGCCAATGGCCCAATCTCGAACATGGAGGAGTTTTTTACTGCTTTTAATGTGAAGGAAGGCGATGCCATGTATAAACCAGACAGCACAAGGGTGAAGATTTGGTAA
- a CDS encoding 30S ribosomal protein THX, translating to MGKGDKKTKKGKISMGSYGVTRQRSKNKKSVNRPAEAKPKAEKKAEPKKAAATKKPAAKKAATKKKE from the coding sequence ATGGGAAAAGGAGATAAAAAGACGAAAAAGGGTAAAATATCGATGGGGTCTTATGGTGTTACTCGACAGAGATCGAAAAACAAGAAGTCTGTAAATCGCCCAGCAGAGGCAAAGCCTAAAGCAGAGAAAAAGGCCGAACCTAAAAAAGCAGCTGCAACTAAAAAACCTGCAGCTAAAAAAGCCGCGACTAAAAAGAAGGAATAG
- a CDS encoding anthranilate synthase component I family protein — MKIKLNTIHKKLLADTLTPVSIYLRLRDKYADSILLESSDYHGNENSFSYICCEPLAEIKAKGKMLHQQLPGNTEQIKSIEEGQLVTELESFKNSFQVADNNFKFSTNGLFGYMAYNVIQHFEDLDLKNENSEIPDLLYRVYRFVIVVDHFKNEMYVFEHTTEGQENKIEELVSLINRHADPQFEFKIQGEESSVYNDEQFLEILQKGVDHCHRGDVFQIVLSRRFMSTFQGDEFNVYRALRSINPSPYLFYFDYGSFKLFGSSPESQILIKGDRASIFPIAGTFRRTGDDAADAELAKKLSEDEKENAEHIMLVDLARNDLSRSSKNVNVEVYKEVQYYSHVIHLVSKVTGQLNGHGSSLQLVADTFPAGTLSGAPKYKAMELIDQYEQTSRNYYAGAIGFMGFNGDYNHAIMIRSFLSKNNQLHYQAGAGVVAKSSPESELKEVDNKLAALRNAIKLAEEINR; from the coding sequence ATGAAAATAAAATTAAATACCATACATAAAAAACTACTTGCTGATACACTAACACCGGTTAGTATCTATCTGCGACTTAGAGATAAATATGCCGACAGCATTCTACTTGAAAGCTCAGACTATCACGGCAATGAAAATAGCTTCTCTTACATCTGTTGTGAGCCACTTGCTGAGATAAAAGCAAAAGGAAAAATGCTCCACCAGCAACTTCCAGGCAATACAGAACAGATAAAATCTATTGAGGAGGGTCAACTGGTAACCGAACTTGAGTCATTTAAGAATTCATTTCAGGTAGCCGACAATAATTTCAAATTCAGCACGAATGGCCTTTTCGGTTATATGGCTTACAATGTCATTCAGCACTTCGAAGACCTGGATTTAAAAAATGAGAATAGCGAAATACCTGATTTACTCTACAGGGTCTATCGATTTGTCATTGTTGTAGATCACTTCAAAAATGAGATGTATGTGTTCGAACATACTACTGAAGGTCAGGAGAATAAGATAGAAGAATTGGTTTCATTGATCAACAGACATGCTGATCCGCAATTCGAATTCAAGATTCAGGGAGAAGAGTCGTCAGTTTATAATGACGAGCAGTTTTTAGAAATACTTCAAAAAGGAGTTGACCACTGCCATAGAGGCGATGTGTTTCAAATAGTCTTATCAAGGAGATTTATGTCCACCTTCCAAGGCGATGAGTTTAATGTGTATCGTGCCCTAAGATCCATTAATCCATCGCCTTATTTATTCTATTTCGATTATGGAAGCTTCAAGTTATTTGGCTCTAGCCCTGAATCACAAATTCTGATCAAAGGCGACAGAGCATCGATATTTCCAATAGCAGGTACATTCAGAAGAACAGGAGATGATGCTGCTGATGCAGAATTAGCGAAGAAATTATCAGAAGATGAAAAGGAAAATGCTGAGCACATCATGCTTGTTGACCTAGCTAGAAATGATTTGAGTAGAAGCTCGAAGAATGTAAATGTTGAGGTTTACAAGGAGGTGCAATACTACTCGCATGTAATACACCTGGTATCAAAAGTAACAGGACAGTTAAACGGACATGGTTCTTCGTTGCAATTAGTAGCCGACACCTTTCCGGCAGGCACGCTTTCAGGAGCACCAAAGTACAAAGCCATGGAGCTGATTGATCAATATGAGCAGACTAGTAGAAACTACTATGCTGGTGCCATTGGCTTTATGGGTTTCAATGGAGATTATAATCATGCTATTATGATTAGGTCATTTTTAAGTAAAAATAACCAATTGCACTATCAGGCAGGAGCCGGGGTTGTGGCCAAATCCAGCCCTGAGAGTGAGTTGAAAGAAGTTGATAACAAACTGGCAGCATTGCGCAATGCCATTAAACTAGCGGAGGAGATAAACAGATGA
- a CDS encoding anthranilate synthase component II, whose amino-acid sequence MKILVLDNYDSFVYNLVHGVRELGYGEALTVVRNDKISLEEVDQFDKILLSPGPGIPDEAGIMKALIEKYGATKSILGICLGHQAIAEVYGAELYNMKEVLHGIEGELVEHFDEIFDGMPASFKIGHYHSWAVKEDSISSPLKITAKDKSGLVMGLSHEQFDVKGLQFHPESILTEGGMKIIENWLAKENPLLGGARGGYEVIKTHP is encoded by the coding sequence ATGAAGATTTTAGTACTCGATAATTACGATTCATTTGTCTACAATCTTGTGCATGGTGTCCGAGAGCTAGGTTATGGTGAGGCTCTGACAGTTGTAAGAAATGATAAAATCTCATTAGAGGAGGTTGATCAATTTGATAAAATACTGCTTTCACCAGGCCCTGGAATTCCTGACGAGGCAGGTATTATGAAGGCGTTAATTGAAAAGTATGGTGCAACAAAATCAATCTTAGGTATTTGTTTAGGGCATCAGGCTATTGCAGAAGTATATGGTGCCGAACTATATAACATGAAAGAAGTACTGCATGGCATTGAAGGAGAGCTTGTTGAGCATTTTGATGAAATTTTCGATGGAATGCCTGCGTCATTTAAGATTGGTCATTATCACTCATGGGCAGTAAAAGAGGATTCAATATCTAGTCCACTTAAGATCACGGCTAAAGATAAAAGTGGATTAGTTATGGGCCTCTCTCATGAACAATTTGATGTAAAAGGACTTCAGTTTCATCCAGAATCAATACTAACAGAAGGAGGGATGAAGATTATTGAGAATTGGCTTGCAAAAGAGAATCCCCTCCTTGGAGGGGCAAGGGGTGGGTATGAAGTGATTAAGACCCACCCCTAA
- the trpD gene encoding anthranilate phosphoribosyltransferase, with protein sequence MKEILYKLFNHETLDKETARQVLVDLAGGKFNQSQVAAFLTVYMMRSITVEELTGFRDAMLELCLPVEIQEYDAIDLCGTGGDGRNTFNISTLSSFVVAGAGQAVAKHGNNGVSSVCGSSNLMNYFGYEFTNDEGKLKRSLEEANICFLHAPLFHPAMKNVAPIRKNLGVKTFFNMLGPMVNPSFPKKQLVGVFSLELARLYGYLYQKTDKRFLILHALDGYDEISLTGGFKMISNAGEQLLTPADLGLNQLNPSDIYGGETIESSAKIFEQVLKCEATEAQHNVVVANAGLALHCADENLSIADAIAKADESLRSGKALNAFKNLINKNITVPTN encoded by the coding sequence ATGAAAGAAATACTATATAAACTATTCAATCACGAAACACTGGATAAGGAAACAGCCCGGCAAGTGCTTGTAGATCTTGCAGGAGGTAAATTCAACCAAAGTCAGGTAGCAGCTTTTCTCACTGTGTATATGATGCGAAGCATCACTGTAGAAGAACTTACAGGCTTCAGAGATGCGATGCTGGAATTATGCTTGCCTGTTGAGATTCAGGAGTATGATGCTATTGATCTTTGCGGGACCGGAGGTGATGGACGAAACACCTTCAATATCTCTACACTGAGTTCATTTGTAGTAGCAGGTGCCGGACAGGCGGTTGCCAAACATGGTAATAATGGTGTTTCGTCTGTATGTGGCTCGAGTAACTTGATGAATTATTTCGGATATGAATTCACCAATGACGAGGGGAAGTTGAAAAGGAGTCTTGAAGAAGCCAACATTTGCTTTTTGCATGCGCCATTATTTCACCCAGCCATGAAGAATGTAGCACCGATTAGAAAGAATTTAGGAGTAAAAACCTTCTTTAATATGCTTGGGCCAATGGTGAATCCTTCTTTTCCAAAGAAGCAGTTAGTAGGTGTTTTTAGCCTCGAACTTGCTAGGCTGTATGGCTATTTATATCAGAAAACAGACAAGCGTTTTCTAATCCTTCATGCACTGGATGGGTATGATGAAATATCTCTCACTGGAGGATTCAAGATGATTTCCAATGCTGGCGAGCAACTACTAACTCCAGCAGATTTAGGATTAAATCAATTAAATCCTTCTGATATCTATGGAGGAGAAACTATTGAATCATCAGCCAAAATATTTGAACAAGTATTGAAGTGTGAGGCTACAGAAGCTCAGCATAATGTTGTAGTAGCCAATGCCGGTTTGGCCCTGCATTGTGCTGATGAAAACCTTTCTATTGCTGATGCCATAGCAAAAGCAGACGAATCACTAAGGTCAGGGAAAGCACTAAACGCATTTAAAAATTTAATAAATAAAAATATCACAGTACCAACGAACTAA